A region from the Algoriphagus machipongonensis genome encodes:
- a CDS encoding DUF481 domain-containing protein, producing the protein MGIVKLYHRVLVLGTLLLVGFHHFCYAQKDTLRLSNEDILVGEIKYLDKGVLYVKTVYSNSDIEVKWKEVSEINTAHLYLVTLQSGERLKAKLETISNDSLKLSVFDPSQRTRNNIDLDTEDQALVHKEMVVQLNEINESFASKLNGEISLGFNLARSNKLRQYSFRSNLNYSGDRWGGGLSFNAIRSIQESTKPIERYDGTAYVLFYLPRDFFLVGMINLLSNTQQLIDLRVNTVVGAGFYLIHTNHSYWNIQAGINNNDENFAGDLPSNSTREAIFGTDFSIFDAGKFNFSGALNGYKSFSEKGRYRADGRLDTTYKFIDDFFLKIGLAVNYDSKPTVGATDFDYVLQSTLGWKF; encoded by the coding sequence ATGGGAATTGTAAAACTTTATCATAGAGTACTAGTACTAGGAACCCTGCTTTTGGTAGGGTTTCATCATTTTTGCTATGCCCAGAAAGACACGTTAAGATTATCCAACGAAGATATTTTGGTTGGGGAAATAAAGTATCTGGACAAAGGAGTTCTTTATGTCAAAACAGTATATTCTAATTCCGATATCGAGGTAAAATGGAAAGAGGTAAGTGAAATAAATACCGCTCACCTGTATTTGGTAACCTTACAAAGTGGAGAGAGATTAAAAGCAAAACTGGAAACTATTTCCAATGATTCTTTGAAACTGTCTGTTTTTGATCCCAGTCAAAGGACAAGAAATAATATAGATTTGGATACTGAGGATCAGGCGTTGGTTCATAAAGAAATGGTCGTGCAGCTAAATGAAATCAATGAAAGCTTTGCGAGTAAGTTAAATGGAGAAATAAGTTTGGGTTTTAACCTTGCCAGATCTAATAAGCTGAGACAGTATTCCTTTCGAAGTAACTTGAACTATTCAGGAGATCGATGGGGAGGAGGACTCAGCTTCAATGCGATTCGATCCATCCAAGAATCTACAAAACCAATTGAAAGGTATGATGGGACAGCCTATGTGCTTTTTTACTTACCAAGAGACTTCTTTTTGGTTGGGATGATCAATTTGTTGAGCAATACCCAGCAATTAATTGACCTTCGGGTAAACACTGTAGTGGGTGCTGGATTTTATCTAATTCATACCAACCACTCGTATTGGAATATTCAAGCGGGTATTAACAATAACGATGAGAATTTTGCCGGGGATTTGCCTTCAAATAGTACCAGAGAAGCAATTTTTGGTACTGACTTTAGCATTTTTGATGCTGGGAAATTTAATTTTTCTGGTGCCTTGAACGGTTATAAAAGTTTCTCAGAAAAAGGTAGGTATCGAGCAGATGGAAGGTTAGATACAACGTATAAGTTTATCGATGACTTTTTTTTAAAAATCGGATTAGCAGTGAATTATGATAGCAAACCGACAGTAGGTGCAACAGATTTTGATTATGTCCTTCAAAGTACACTTGGGTGGAAATTTTAA
- a CDS encoding DUF481 domain-containing protein, translated as MKKFLQLLFAFSLSFGAYAQTDSLILKNKDVIIGEIKSMDKGVVTVETDYSDSDFKISWDGISQLFSETKYLITLSNGKRYNGTINSVNDSTISINTYDPDRLLTIGKKKKNDNTEDLGGGSIDVPFGEIVYLNALDDGFWSRLSANIDLGWSVTKANNLRQFNVRSGLGYLADRWKANASYNSLRSNQDEVDPVKRTDANGVFNFFLPKDWFLLYNLTYLSNTEQLIKSRIGNQIGLGKYLIHTNQTYFGFQAGINLNSETYFDDTPSRKSGEAMLGAQLNLYDIGDLTLLTSLISYPSLTESGRFRTDFSLDVKYEFLDDFYVKVGTTMNYDNMPIEGATSLDYIFQTTVGWEL; from the coding sequence ATGAAGAAATTTTTACAATTATTATTTGCTTTTAGTTTGTCATTCGGAGCCTATGCACAAACAGATTCTTTGATACTGAAAAATAAGGATGTCATCATAGGTGAAATAAAAAGTATGGACAAAGGGGTGGTCACAGTAGAGACAGATTATAGTGACTCAGATTTTAAGATTTCCTGGGATGGTATTTCGCAGCTTTTCTCCGAAACCAAATATCTAATTACACTATCAAATGGAAAACGTTACAATGGTACCATTAATAGCGTGAATGATAGTACCATAAGTATAAACACTTACGATCCTGATCGACTTCTTACTATAGGTAAAAAGAAGAAAAACGATAACACAGAAGATTTAGGTGGAGGTTCCATAGATGTTCCATTTGGGGAAATTGTTTATTTAAATGCCTTGGATGATGGGTTTTGGAGTAGACTGTCAGCGAATATTGATTTGGGTTGGAGTGTTACCAAAGCAAATAATTTGAGGCAGTTTAATGTAAGGAGTGGTCTGGGATATTTAGCAGATCGTTGGAAAGCCAACGCTTCATATAACTCTCTCCGCTCGAATCAAGATGAAGTAGACCCAGTAAAGCGTACGGACGCTAATGGAGTATTTAACTTCTTTCTACCAAAGGATTGGTTTTTACTTTACAATCTTACCTATTTATCTAATACAGAGCAGCTGATAAAAAGCAGGATTGGTAACCAAATAGGTCTAGGTAAATACCTTATCCACACCAACCAGACTTATTTTGGTTTTCAGGCCGGTATCAACTTAAACTCTGAAACTTATTTTGATGATACTCCTTCTAGAAAATCTGGGGAAGCTATGCTAGGTGCCCAGTTAAATCTTTATGACATAGGTGATTTGACTTTACTCACAAGTTTGATTTCATACCCCTCTCTCACAGAGTCAGGACGTTTCAGAACAGATTTTAGCTTGGATGTGAAATATGAATTCTTGGATGATTTTTATGTAAAAGTGGGAACCACCATGAACTACGATAATATGCCTATTGAAGGGGCAACTAGCCTGGATTATATCTTTCAAACCACTGTTGGATGGGAATTGTAA
- a CDS encoding TonB-dependent receptor → MRQNLLRSFLVMLFISLGLGMAQAQVTTSSIQGQINDADGETLPGANIVATHEPSGTRYGAVSNLDGRFTIPNMRIGGPYTVTVSFIGYETSTFSGIILRLGEPYVVNVVLGDDATELGEVLVTGSRTGELESDKTGTSTSISTKQLTELPQINRSVTEFTRLTPQANGTSFAGRDARYNNIQIDGANFNNGFGLSSNPLPGGNSQPISLDAIEQISVNIAPFDVTQSGFTGAGINAVTRSGTNTMSGSAYFFGKNQSLQGRKIGENELEKVDAATKNFGFRLGGPIIKNKLFFFVNGEREVNTGANASGANLWKASTDGVSNPENNISRTTVSDLESVRDHLINQWGYDPGRYQGYANEAEQASTKFLARIDWNINDKHKLAVRYNQVVGTSPQTTNATSGPRPRTPFPAGARVGPNSIAFENSAYGFENSVKSITAELNSYFSPKVSNQFLFTYSKIQDTRTTPGDQLFPMVDIWDGGIGNGDMNYMTFGTELFSYNNDVVNDNFSFINNLTYIEGRHTITGGAAFEIQKFGNSYVRMGTSYYRYASVEDFLTTGTANEVAPIMFGLTYPYEGQETYARVNFGLASLYAQDKFSVNDQLSLTLGLRAELPIYLNDLTPNPSINDITLLDTEYNPKNYDSGSWPDSKLMLSPRFGFNYDVNGDRSLILRGGTGVFSGRVPFVWLTNMPTGAGVLQNNVEPGSYGQVEGWIGNVTFQPERYYYVENPPEGAEDVFIKTPEQGAPSSFALVDTDFKMPMVWRSSLGADYKLGNSPFMLTADLLYTRDINGVFQFGANRAISPDRMNSAGDDRELVLDTDDITYNPVMGANNATILSNTDVKGHAFSATLGISVPEYNGFSGSVFYTYSAAKEVSANSGSNASSAWGASPNINSPNDQMLHISDFAVPNRVVANFSYRVEYANHFATTVGVYYSGANQGRYSYTYGNDLNGDGVNADLLFIPENTSDFNFVDIVSNGNVVYTAAEQAAAFDQYVEDNDLEEFRGDYVPRNALVMPYLSRFDVRILQDIFTNIGDTRNTLQLSLDIVNFGNLLNKDWGIQQRLNGSQNLLSRSGDVSVNPNYVMGQVSGNLASSPYQNVSNFSTTWSMQFGLRYLF, encoded by the coding sequence ATGAGGCAAAATTTACTGAGAAGTTTCCTTGTTATGTTGTTCATTTCCTTGGGATTAGGAATGGCTCAGGCACAGGTAACAACAAGCTCTATTCAAGGGCAGATTAATGATGCGGATGGCGAGACCCTTCCAGGGGCAAATATCGTTGCGACACACGAGCCATCAGGAACAAGATACGGTGCTGTATCAAACTTAGATGGTAGGTTCACGATTCCAAATATGAGAATTGGGGGGCCATACACTGTTACAGTAAGTTTTATTGGATATGAAACTTCCACTTTCTCTGGGATAATCCTAAGATTAGGTGAGCCCTATGTAGTGAATGTGGTCCTAGGGGATGATGCTACAGAATTAGGAGAAGTTTTGGTGACGGGTAGTAGGACTGGTGAACTTGAATCTGATAAAACAGGTACCTCTACCAGTATTTCTACAAAGCAATTAACAGAGCTGCCTCAAATCAATAGAAGTGTCACGGAATTCACTCGATTGACTCCACAGGCTAACGGAACTTCTTTCGCAGGACGAGATGCTAGATACAATAACATTCAAATTGATGGTGCTAACTTCAATAATGGGTTTGGTTTAAGTAGCAACCCCCTTCCAGGAGGAAACTCTCAGCCAATTTCTTTAGATGCGATTGAGCAAATTTCTGTAAACATTGCTCCATTTGATGTTACTCAATCAGGTTTTACAGGAGCAGGTATCAATGCGGTAACCCGTAGCGGTACCAACACAATGTCAGGTTCAGCTTATTTCTTTGGGAAAAACCAAAGTCTTCAAGGAAGAAAGATTGGAGAAAATGAGCTGGAAAAAGTGGATGCAGCGACTAAGAATTTTGGTTTCAGACTAGGTGGGCCAATCATCAAAAACAAACTTTTCTTCTTTGTAAATGGTGAAAGAGAAGTAAACACAGGAGCAAATGCCTCTGGAGCAAACCTTTGGAAAGCTTCTACAGATGGGGTTTCTAATCCTGAAAATAACATTTCTAGAACGACTGTTTCTGACCTCGAAAGTGTTAGAGATCATTTGATCAACCAATGGGGATATGACCCAGGAAGATATCAAGGTTACGCAAATGAAGCTGAACAAGCGAGTACGAAGTTTTTGGCTAGAATTGACTGGAACATTAACGATAAGCACAAGTTAGCAGTAAGGTATAATCAAGTGGTGGGTACTTCCCCTCAGACAACCAATGCTACTTCTGGTCCTAGACCAAGAACGCCTTTTCCGGCAGGAGCAAGGGTAGGTCCTAATTCTATTGCTTTTGAAAATTCTGCCTATGGATTTGAAAACTCAGTAAAATCTATCACAGCGGAATTGAATTCTTATTTCAGTCCAAAAGTTTCCAACCAGTTCTTGTTTACCTACTCTAAAATCCAGGATACTAGAACTACTCCAGGTGACCAACTATTTCCAATGGTTGATATCTGGGATGGTGGAATCGGAAACGGTGATATGAACTATATGACCTTCGGTACGGAGTTGTTCTCTTACAATAATGATGTGGTAAATGATAACTTCTCATTTATTAACAACCTGACCTATATTGAAGGCCGTCATACAATCACTGGAGGTGCTGCTTTTGAAATTCAAAAATTTGGTAACTCTTATGTGAGAATGGGTACTTCTTATTACAGGTATGCTTCTGTAGAAGATTTCTTGACCACTGGTACTGCTAATGAAGTAGCTCCAATCATGTTTGGATTGACATATCCTTACGAAGGGCAAGAGACCTATGCCAGAGTTAATTTCGGCTTAGCCTCTCTTTATGCACAAGATAAATTTTCAGTGAATGACCAGTTGTCCTTGACGCTTGGCTTAAGAGCTGAATTACCTATTTATCTAAATGATTTGACTCCAAATCCTTCCATTAACGATATCACATTATTGGATACAGAGTACAATCCGAAGAATTATGACTCTGGAAGCTGGCCTGACTCCAAATTGATGCTTTCGCCAAGATTTGGATTTAATTATGATGTCAACGGTGATAGAAGCCTTATCCTTAGAGGTGGTACCGGTGTATTCTCAGGAAGAGTTCCATTTGTTTGGTTAACAAACATGCCAACAGGCGCAGGTGTATTGCAAAATAATGTAGAGCCAGGAAGCTACGGGCAGGTTGAAGGTTGGATAGGAAATGTAACTTTCCAGCCAGAAAGATATTACTATGTAGAAAACCCGCCAGAAGGTGCAGAAGACGTATTTATTAAAACGCCCGAACAGGGAGCGCCAAGTTCTTTTGCTTTGGTAGATACAGACTTCAAAATGCCAATGGTTTGGAGATCAAGTTTAGGTGCTGATTATAAATTGGGTAACTCTCCATTTATGTTGACAGCTGATTTACTTTACACAAGAGACATAAACGGGGTATTCCAGTTTGGTGCTAACAGAGCTATTTCTCCTGATAGAATGAACAGCGCAGGCGATGATAGAGAATTGGTTTTGGATACGGATGATATCACTTACAACCCTGTGATGGGAGCAAACAATGCGACGATCCTTTCAAACACAGATGTTAAAGGTCATGCTTTCTCGGCTACTTTAGGTATTTCTGTGCCTGAGTACAATGGCTTCTCTGGAAGTGTTTTCTATACCTATTCAGCAGCAAAAGAAGTGAGTGCTAACTCTGGTTCGAATGCAAGTTCGGCTTGGGGAGCAAGTCCTAACATCAACTCTCCAAATGATCAGATGCTACACATTTCTGATTTTGCAGTGCCAAATAGAGTGGTTGCTAACTTTAGCTATCGAGTGGAGTATGCCAACCATTTTGCCACCACTGTAGGTGTTTATTATTCTGGAGCTAACCAAGGAAGATATTCTTACACTTATGGAAATGACCTGAATGGTGATGGTGTCAATGCTGACTTGCTATTCATTCCTGAAAATACGAGCGACTTCAACTTCGTAGATATTGTGTCTAATGGAAATGTAGTTTATACTGCTGCAGAGCAAGCAGCCGCATTTGATCAATATGTTGAGGACAATGACCTAGAAGAGTTCAGAGGAGACTATGTACCTCGAAATGCGCTAGTAATGCCTTATTTGAGCAGATTTGATGTGAGAATTCTACAAGATATTTTCACCAATATTGGAGATACAAGAAATACGCTTCAATTGAGTTTGGATATCGTCAATTTTGGTAACCTTCTTAATAAGGACTGGGGTATTCAGCAGAGATTGAATGGATCTCAGAATTTGCTGTCTAGATCTGGAGACGTAAGCGTAAATCCAAATTACGTGATGGGTCAGGTTTCTGGAAACTTAGCTTCTTCCCCTTATCAGAATGTTAGTAATTTCTCTACTACCTGGAGCATGCAGTTTGGTTTGAGATATTTATTTTAA
- a CDS encoding lysoplasmalogenase: MKDKSIVWLYLFLFATLVDIAFLLEYKSHLRFFSKPLILLGLIIYFFKITKPIASTLLTKAILGALIFSWIGDILLLWPQLFAYGLGAFLLAHVCYIIGFKVAQKNPGQIKNVNFIKIFFLNLPFYILAAFVYYLTQPNLGILKIPVIIYIIAIVSMVTTARERFGKCNIASFWQVMIGASLFFISDGLLALNRFYLEFPESGILVMGTYAVAQLLIVMGIRSHLIQPQ; this comes from the coding sequence TTGAAAGATAAAAGCATAGTCTGGCTGTATTTATTCCTTTTTGCGACCTTAGTAGATATCGCTTTTCTACTGGAGTACAAATCTCATTTAAGGTTTTTTTCAAAGCCATTAATACTTCTAGGCCTGATCATTTACTTCTTTAAAATCACTAAGCCAATAGCAAGTACATTATTGACAAAAGCTATTTTGGGAGCCTTAATTTTCTCTTGGATTGGTGACATTTTACTGCTTTGGCCTCAACTATTTGCCTATGGTCTCGGGGCATTTTTATTGGCACATGTTTGCTATATCATTGGGTTTAAGGTTGCTCAAAAGAATCCCGGGCAAATCAAAAATGTAAATTTTATCAAGATTTTCTTTTTAAACCTCCCCTTTTACATTTTGGCGGCCTTTGTTTACTATTTGACCCAACCTAATCTTGGTATTTTAAAAATTCCCGTAATCATCTATATCATTGCAATCGTATCGATGGTTACCACAGCAAGAGAAAGGTTTGGGAAATGCAACATTGCTAGTTTTTGGCAAGTGATGATCGGAGCCTCCCTGTTTTTTATCTCAGATGGTTTATTAGCTCTTAATCGCTTTTACCTAGAATTTCCCGAATCAGGAATATTGGTGATGGGTACATACGCTGTTGCCCAGCTACTGATCGTGATGGGAATTAGAAGCCATTTAATCCAGCCGCAATAA
- a CDS encoding DUF3820 family protein translates to MDKQILIDLVTKRMPFGKYKGKLLCDIPEHYLVWMHGQGFPEGKLGMWLHTLYEIRLNGLEDILRELRRNY, encoded by the coding sequence ATGGACAAGCAAATCCTCATCGATTTAGTTACCAAGAGAATGCCTTTTGGTAAATACAAAGGAAAGCTTCTTTGTGATATTCCAGAACATTACCTAGTCTGGATGCATGGTCAGGGCTTTCCTGAAGGGAAACTTGGGATGTGGCTTCACACACTTTATGAGATAAGACTTAATGGGTTGGAGGATATTTTGAGAGAATTAAGGAGGAATTATTGA
- a CDS encoding N-acetylglucosamine-6-phosphate deacetylase, whose amino-acid sequence MNNSIEGIHYQTGKPIKVIIKDGIILEIIELEATESKSLIAPGFVDLQVNGFQGIDFNDSNLEESEIQNVTQTLLENGVTTYFPTVITNSDESIRRSLKTISKACSSNKLVQNTIQGIHLEGPFLSKEEGPRGAHPLEYIQAPNWEKFCAWQEETEGRIELITVSPEWTESNGFIEKCVESGVKVAIGHTAANTSQIEAAVKAGATLSTHLGNAAHLMLPRHPNYLWDQLASEKLWMSIIADGFHLPEAVIKVFMKVKPEYTFLISDSTQFAGLPPGKYQSPIGGEVVLNKYGRLFMEKKPELLAGSASSLLQCVNFLVKHQLATLPEAIEMASIRPLQYINKEKSVGLRRGNKADLLVLDFKATELEILQAVKAGELVYSKKH is encoded by the coding sequence ATGAATAACAGCATAGAAGGGATACATTATCAGACTGGGAAACCAATCAAAGTGATTATTAAAGATGGAATCATTTTAGAGATCATAGAATTGGAAGCAACAGAATCGAAAAGCCTGATTGCACCAGGGTTTGTTGACCTTCAAGTAAATGGTTTCCAAGGGATAGATTTTAACGATTCAAATTTAGAGGAGTCTGAAATTCAAAATGTTACACAGACGTTGTTAGAAAATGGGGTAACCACCTATTTCCCAACTGTTATCACCAATAGTGATGAATCTATTCGAAGATCATTAAAAACCATTTCCAAAGCTTGTTCCTCTAATAAACTCGTTCAAAATACGATTCAGGGGATTCACTTAGAAGGTCCTTTTCTATCAAAAGAGGAAGGTCCTAGAGGAGCACATCCTTTAGAATATATTCAAGCACCCAATTGGGAAAAGTTCTGTGCTTGGCAAGAGGAGACTGAAGGAAGGATTGAACTGATTACAGTTTCCCCAGAATGGACGGAATCTAATGGGTTTATTGAGAAATGTGTCGAATCGGGAGTAAAAGTAGCGATTGGGCATACAGCTGCAAATACTTCCCAGATAGAAGCTGCGGTAAAAGCAGGTGCCACTTTATCCACCCATCTCGGAAATGCTGCCCACCTCATGCTGCCGAGACATCCCAACTATCTTTGGGATCAGCTAGCATCTGAAAAACTGTGGATGAGTATCATCGCTGATGGATTTCATCTACCGGAAGCAGTCATTAAAGTTTTTATGAAAGTGAAGCCTGAATACACTTTTCTTATCAGCGATTCCACACAGTTTGCGGGGCTTCCTCCTGGGAAATATCAAAGTCCAATTGGTGGAGAAGTAGTACTAAACAAATATGGAAGATTGTTTATGGAGAAAAAGCCCGAATTATTGGCAGGTTCCGCTTCTTCTTTACTTCAATGCGTGAATTTTTTGGTGAAGCATCAGCTAGCTACTTTGCCAGAGGCTATTGAAATGGCTTCCATAAGACCCTTACAATATATTAATAAGGAGAAATCTGTCGGACTAAGGAGAGGAAATAAAGCAGATTTGCTGGTGTTAGATTTCAAAGCAACCGAATTGGAAATCCTACAGGCGGTAAAAGCTGGAGAGCTGGTGTATTCAAAGAAGCATTGA
- a CDS encoding sodium:solute symporter family protein has product MELLDWIILALYFLMLISIGVWAYFKVNNSADFFTAGGKLPWWLSGISHHVSGYSGAVFVAYAGIAYTHGFTIYVWWAFTVGISVLIAAFYIAPRWSRLRILSGIQSPTEYLLVRYNLPTQQLIAWVGTLIKVFDTGGKLAAIAILLNVFSGSSITFGVLLVGFVSLIYITIGGLWADVWNDLGQFVIQVLAGLTMFVMILVQLGDGIGGIVSLWDRLPAENSQFFHDPYTLGFALVMLVINFFSYSGGTWNLATRFISTTSGLVAKKAAILSSLLYFIWPLILFYPMFAAPIFFENLADPTLSYGKLVLQFLPAGLVGLILASLFANTLSMTASDSNTISAVISRDILPILFPKVRILSKAKSLRLARITTFSFTLLTILTALNSSHFGGVIGLIISWFAALLGPIAIPMILGLLPAFKRSDGKIAVISILGGLITFILLKLFPVDLLAVSIGAPTIVSLLLYTISGWLSKKEPSIEVKQLLSNLSAKD; this is encoded by the coding sequence ATGGAGTTACTGGATTGGATTATTCTCGCTTTGTATTTCCTGATGCTTATATCCATAGGTGTATGGGCTTATTTCAAGGTGAATAATTCTGCTGATTTTTTTACTGCAGGAGGAAAATTACCTTGGTGGCTATCCGGTATTTCTCACCATGTTTCAGGTTATAGTGGAGCAGTTTTTGTCGCCTACGCAGGCATTGCCTATACCCATGGATTTACAATTTATGTGTGGTGGGCATTTACTGTGGGGATTTCAGTGTTGATTGCCGCATTTTATATCGCGCCTCGTTGGTCTCGTTTGAGAATACTTTCTGGAATTCAGTCCCCAACAGAGTACCTATTAGTGAGATACAATTTACCCACCCAGCAATTAATTGCCTGGGTAGGCACCTTGATCAAGGTTTTTGACACCGGAGGAAAATTGGCTGCCATCGCAATTTTATTAAATGTATTCAGTGGTTCTTCCATTACTTTTGGAGTGCTCTTGGTTGGGTTTGTTTCACTGATATATATTACTATTGGGGGACTTTGGGCGGATGTCTGGAATGATTTAGGACAATTTGTAATCCAGGTTTTGGCTGGACTGACCATGTTTGTGATGATCCTTGTTCAATTGGGAGATGGAATTGGAGGCATTGTATCTTTATGGGATAGGTTGCCAGCTGAAAACTCCCAGTTTTTTCATGATCCATATACCTTAGGTTTTGCCTTAGTGATGTTGGTAATTAATTTTTTCAGTTATAGTGGTGGAACATGGAATTTGGCTACTAGATTCATTTCTACAACTTCAGGGCTCGTCGCAAAAAAAGCAGCAATATTATCCTCTTTATTGTATTTCATCTGGCCTTTGATCTTATTCTACCCAATGTTCGCAGCTCCAATATTTTTTGAAAATCTGGCTGACCCTACTCTTTCTTATGGGAAGCTGGTCTTACAATTTTTGCCTGCAGGGCTGGTAGGGTTGATATTAGCCTCCCTATTTGCGAATACACTTTCCATGACGGCTTCGGATTCCAATACCATATCAGCAGTCATCAGTAGAGATATTTTACCAATATTATTTCCTAAAGTGAGAATCCTATCAAAGGCGAAAAGTTTAAGGTTAGCCAGAATAACGACATTTAGTTTTACCCTTCTGACCATACTTACTGCCTTAAATTCATCTCATTTTGGTGGAGTTATCGGCTTAATAATCTCTTGGTTTGCAGCCTTGTTGGGGCCAATAGCAATCCCGATGATTTTAGGTTTATTGCCGGCATTTAAGCGGAGTGATGGAAAAATTGCTGTGATTTCTATTCTGGGTGGATTGATAACTTTTATACTTCTTAAATTATTCCCAGTGGATTTGTTGGCAGTTTCTATAGGTGCGCCTACTATTGTTTCTTTATTATTATACACCATTTCTGGTTGGCTAAGTAAAAAAGAACCTTCGATAGAAGTGAAGCAACTTTTAAGTAACCTGAGTGCGAAAGATTAA
- a CDS encoding 6-phosphogluconolactonase: MKEIQQEIQVFSTRDLTWKSAGEAVEKCIVDLQERQEEIRMVFAAAPSQTGMLNYLANSKKIQWEKVVAMHMDEYIGLPPESPQFFSKYLVENLFSKVPFKEVHLIQTQGKQELEIKWYSNLLKKAPIDIVCLGIGENGHIAFNDPPVANFQDPVFIKEVLLDQACRTQQVNDGCFESLDKVPRKALTLTIPALMSGDNLFCVVLGKNKSEAVKNTLTGPLSETCPASILMTHPQCKFYFDADAVSKLPQFHFTTN; this comes from the coding sequence ATGAAAGAAATTCAACAGGAGATTCAAGTATTTTCTACAAGAGACTTAACATGGAAGTCGGCAGGAGAAGCGGTAGAAAAGTGTATCGTAGATCTTCAGGAAAGACAAGAAGAAATCAGGATGGTTTTTGCTGCAGCCCCCTCTCAAACTGGTATGCTGAACTACTTGGCTAATTCCAAAAAGATCCAATGGGAGAAAGTAGTGGCTATGCATATGGATGAATACATTGGTCTTCCTCCAGAGTCTCCTCAATTTTTTTCCAAGTATTTGGTAGAGAATTTGTTCTCCAAAGTACCTTTCAAAGAAGTGCATTTGATTCAAACCCAAGGGAAACAAGAGTTGGAGATCAAGTGGTATTCAAATTTGTTGAAGAAAGCTCCAATTGACATTGTTTGCTTGGGAATAGGGGAGAATGGACATATTGCCTTCAACGATCCGCCCGTTGCGAATTTTCAGGATCCAGTATTCATTAAAGAAGTGTTATTGGATCAGGCATGCAGGACTCAGCAAGTGAATGATGGATGCTTTGAAAGCCTAGATAAAGTTCCTAGAAAGGCCCTTACTTTAACTATTCCAGCTCTGATGTCTGGAGATAATTTATTTTGTGTGGTACTGGGTAAGAATAAAAGTGAAGCAGTGAAAAACACCTTGACTGGACCACTATCTGAAACATGTCCTGCCTCCATTTTGATGACACATCCTCAGTGCAAATTTTATTTTGATGCAGATGCCGTAAGTAAACTTCCTCAGTTTCATTTCACTACTAATTGA